The following proteins come from a genomic window of Pseudomonas sp. MAG733B:
- a CDS encoding LysR family transcriptional regulator, translating into MSEMDDLAAFAVLVEAGSFTLAAQQLGCSKGQLSKRISQLEAQFSVVLLQRTTRRLSLTAAGAALLPQAQALVVQVERARQALARLKDDMVGPVRMTVPVSLGETFFDGLLLEFSAKYPQVQIELDLSNNYRDLSREGFDLAVRSDVGNDERLVARPLLAWHELTCASPAYLEQHGEPSTPQSLAEHQCLLNSHYSGREEWLYHQQHELLRVRVSGPFASNHYSLLKKAALAGAGIARLPSYLLPAELADGRLRWLLRDYQTRSMPMYLVHPYQGGLPKRTQVLADYLMGWFKRSGEALDRL; encoded by the coding sequence ATGAGCGAGATGGATGATCTGGCGGCGTTTGCGGTACTGGTCGAAGCGGGCAGTTTTACTTTGGCCGCGCAGCAGCTCGGTTGCAGCAAGGGGCAACTGTCCAAGCGCATCAGTCAGCTGGAAGCGCAGTTTTCCGTGGTCCTGTTGCAGCGCACTACACGGCGCTTGAGCCTGACGGCGGCGGGCGCGGCGTTATTGCCGCAGGCCCAGGCACTGGTGGTTCAAGTCGAACGGGCGCGTCAGGCACTGGCGCGGTTGAAAGACGACATGGTCGGTCCGGTGCGCATGACGGTTCCGGTGTCGCTCGGGGAAACCTTCTTCGATGGTCTGTTGCTGGAATTCTCCGCGAAATACCCGCAGGTGCAGATCGAGCTCGATCTCAGTAACAACTATCGTGACTTGTCCCGCGAAGGCTTTGATCTGGCGGTTCGCTCCGACGTCGGAAATGACGAACGTCTGGTTGCGCGGCCGCTGTTGGCTTGGCACGAACTGACCTGCGCCAGCCCGGCATACCTTGAGCAACATGGCGAGCCATCGACCCCGCAGTCCCTGGCTGAGCACCAATGTTTGCTCAATAGCCACTACAGCGGCCGCGAAGAATGGCTGTATCACCAGCAGCACGAATTATTGCGTGTGCGTGTGTCGGGACCGTTCGCCAGCAACCATTACAGCCTGCTCAAAAAAGCCGCACTGGCGGGCGCCGGCATTGCGCGCCTGCCATCCTACTTGCTGCCGGCGGAATTGGCTGACGGTCGTTTACGCTGGCTACTGCGCGATTACCAGACCCGGAGCATGCCGATGTACCTGGTGCATCCGTATCAGGGCGGATTGCCGAAGCGCACGCAGGTGTTGGCGGATTATTTGATGGGGTGGTTCAAGAGGAGTGGGGAGGCGCTGGATCGGTTGTAA
- a CDS encoding ABC transporter ATP-binding protein translates to MLQFENVSTFYGKIQALHSVNVEVRQGEIVTLIGANGAGKSTLLMTLCGSPRAHSGSIRYMGEELVGQDSSQIMRKSIAVVPEGRRVFSRLTVEENLSMGGFFTAKGDYQEQMDKVLGLFPRLKERFSQRGGTMSGGEQQMLAIGRALMSKPKLLLLDEPSLGLAPIIIQQIFDIIEQLRKDGVTVFLVEQNANQALKIADRAYVLENGRVVMTGTGEALLTDPKVRDAYLGG, encoded by the coding sequence ATGCTGCAGTTCGAAAACGTTTCCACCTTCTACGGCAAGATCCAGGCCCTGCACAGCGTCAACGTCGAAGTCCGCCAGGGCGAGATCGTGACCCTGATCGGCGCCAACGGTGCCGGCAAGTCCACGCTGCTGATGACCCTGTGCGGTTCGCCGCGCGCCCACAGCGGCAGCATCCGCTACATGGGTGAGGAACTGGTGGGTCAGGACTCTTCGCAGATCATGCGCAAGAGCATCGCCGTGGTGCCGGAAGGTCGTCGGGTGTTTTCCCGCCTGACCGTGGAAGAGAACCTTTCCATGGGCGGATTCTTCACGGCGAAAGGCGACTATCAGGAACAGATGGACAAGGTTCTCGGACTTTTCCCACGCCTGAAAGAACGCTTCAGCCAGCGCGGCGGCACCATGTCCGGCGGCGAACAGCAAATGCTTGCGATCGGCCGTGCGCTGATGAGCAAACCCAAGCTGCTGCTGCTCGACGAGCCTTCGCTGGGCCTGGCGCCGATCATCATCCAGCAGATCTTCGACATCATCGAACAGCTGCGCAAGGATGGTGTGACGGTGTTCCTGGTCGAGCAGAACGCCAACCAGGCACTGAAAATCGCTGACCGCGCCTACGTTCTGGAGAACGGCCGGGTAGTGATGACAGGCACCGGCGAAGCGCTGCTGACCGATCCGAAAGTGCGCGATGCGTACCTCGGCGGCTAA
- the livG gene encoding high-affinity branched-chain amino acid ABC transporter ATP-binding protein LivG: MSREILKVENLSMRFGGLLAVNGVALSVKEKQVVALIGPNGAGKTTVFNCLTGFYKPSGGSILLDGEAIEGLPGHKIALKGVVRTFQNVRLFKDMTAVENLLIAQHRHLNTNFLSGLFKTPAFRKSEREAMDFAEFWLEKVNLKEFANRPAGTLAYGQQRRLEIARCMMTRPRILMLDEPAAGLNPKETEDLKALISMLREEHNVTVLLIEHDMKLVMSISDHIVVINQGTPLADGTPEQIRDNPEVIKAYLGEA, encoded by the coding sequence ATGAGCCGCGAGATCCTTAAAGTAGAAAACCTGAGCATGCGCTTCGGCGGCTTGCTGGCGGTCAACGGCGTAGCCTTGAGCGTCAAAGAGAAACAAGTGGTTGCCCTGATCGGCCCCAACGGCGCCGGCAAGACCACCGTGTTCAACTGCCTGACCGGCTTCTACAAGCCGAGCGGCGGCAGCATCCTGCTCGACGGCGAGGCGATCGAAGGCCTGCCGGGCCACAAGATCGCCCTAAAAGGCGTGGTGCGTACGTTCCAGAACGTGCGCTTGTTCAAGGACATGACGGCGGTCGAGAACCTGTTGATCGCCCAGCACCGTCACCTGAACACCAACTTCCTGTCCGGCCTGTTCAAGACCCCGGCGTTCCGCAAAAGCGAGCGCGAGGCCATGGACTTCGCCGAGTTCTGGCTGGAAAAGGTCAACCTGAAAGAGTTCGCCAACCGCCCGGCCGGCACCCTGGCCTACGGTCAGCAACGTCGTCTGGAAATCGCTCGCTGCATGATGACCCGCCCGCGGATCCTCATGCTCGACGAACCGGCCGCCGGCCTGAACCCGAAGGAGACCGAAGACCTGAAAGCGCTGATCAGCATGTTGCGTGAAGAGCACAACGTGACCGTGCTGCTGATCGAACACGACATGAAACTGGTCATGAGCATTTCCGACCACATCGTCGTGATCAACCAGGGCACGCCTCTGGCCGACGGTACGCCGGAACAGATCCGCGACAATCCTGAAGTGATCAAAGCCTACCTGGGGGAAGCGTAA
- a CDS encoding high-affinity branched-chain amino acid ABC transporter permease LivM, translated as MTRNLKQALFSALLVWAVAYPVLGLKLTIVGINLEVHGTSNATLITIAVCSVLMFLRVLFDQQISSAWRSSPSMPLIPAKASNFLTLPTTQRWIIIALIAGALVWPFFGSRGAVDIATLVLIYVMLGLGLNIVVGLAGLLDLGYVGFYAVGAYSYALLSHYYGLSFWICLPIAGLMAATFGFLLGFPVLRLRGDYLAIVTLGFGEIIRLFLRNLTGLTGGPNGISNIEKPTFFGLTFERKAAEGMQTFHEYFGLEYNSINKVIFLYLVALLLALGALFVINRLLRMPLGRAWEALREDEIACRALGLNPTIIKLSAFTLGASFAGFAGSFFAARQGLVTPESFTFIESAIILAIVVLGGMGSQLGVILAAVVMILLPEMMREFSEYRMLMFGALMVLMMIWRPQGLLPMQRPHMELRK; from the coding sequence ATGACTAGGAATCTTAAACAGGCGCTGTTCAGCGCCTTGCTGGTGTGGGCCGTTGCCTACCCGGTACTGGGTCTGAAGCTGACCATCGTCGGCATCAACCTCGAAGTTCATGGCACCAGCAACGCGACCCTGATCACCATTGCCGTCTGTTCGGTGCTGATGTTCCTGCGCGTATTGTTCGACCAGCAGATCAGCTCGGCCTGGCGCTCCTCGCCAAGCATGCCGCTGATTCCGGCCAAGGCCAGCAACTTCCTGACCCTGCCGACCACGCAACGCTGGATCATCATCGCGCTGATCGCCGGCGCGCTGGTCTGGCCGTTCTTCGGCTCCCGTGGGGCGGTGGACATCGCCACCCTGGTGCTGATCTACGTGATGCTGGGCCTGGGCCTGAACATCGTGGTCGGTCTGGCCGGTCTGCTCGACCTCGGTTACGTCGGCTTCTACGCCGTCGGCGCCTACAGCTACGCGCTGCTGTCGCACTACTACGGCCTGAGCTTCTGGATCTGCCTGCCAATCGCCGGCCTGATGGCGGCCACTTTCGGCTTCCTGCTGGGCTTCCCGGTGTTGCGTTTGCGCGGTGACTACCTGGCGATCGTGACCTTGGGCTTCGGTGAAATCATCCGTTTGTTCCTGCGGAACCTGACCGGCCTCACCGGTGGTCCGAACGGCATCAGCAACATCGAGAAACCAACATTCTTCGGCCTGACGTTCGAACGCAAAGCTGCCGAAGGCATGCAGACGTTCCATGAGTACTTTGGCCTGGAATACAACTCGATCAACAAGGTGATCTTCCTTTACCTGGTTGCGCTGTTGCTGGCCCTCGGTGCGCTTTTCGTCATCAACCGCCTGCTGCGCATGCCTCTGGGCCGCGCATGGGAAGCGTTGCGTGAAGACGAAATCGCCTGCCGTGCACTGGGTCTCAACCCGACCATCATCAAACTGTCGGCCTTCACCCTGGGCGCGAGCTTCGCCGGTTTCGCCGGCAGCTTCTTCGCGGCCCGTCAGGGTCTGGTAACGCCGGAGTCCTTTACCTTCATCGAGTCGGCGATCATCCTCGCCATCGTGGTGCTGGGTGGCATGGGCTCGCAGCTGGGCGTAATCCTCGCTGCCGTGGTGATGATCCTGCTGCCGGAAATGATGCGTGAGTTCAGTGAGTACCGCATGTTGATGTTCGGTGCCTTGATGGTACTGATGATGATCTGGCGCCCTCAGGGTCTGCTGCCCATGCAACGTCCTCACATGGAGCTGCGCAAATGA
- the livH gene encoding high-affinity branched-chain amino acid ABC transporter permease LivH translates to MPDIYHFFQQLVNGLTIGSTYALIAIGYTMVYGIIGMINFAHGEVYMIGSYVAFIAIAGLAMLGLDSVPLLMTAAFLATIVVTSAYGYSIERIAYRPLRGSNRLIPLISAIGMSIFLQNTVLLAQDSKDKSIPNLIPGNFAFGPGGAHEVLISYMQIVVFVVTLVAMLGLTLFISRSRLGRACRACAEDIKMANLLGINTNNIIALTFVIGAALAAIAAVLLSMQYGVINPNAGFLVGLKAFTAAVLGGIGSIPGAMLGGLVLGVAEAFGADIFGDQYKDVVAFGLLVLVLLFRPTGLLGRPEVEKV, encoded by the coding sequence ATGCCTGACATCTATCACTTCTTCCAACAGCTGGTTAATGGCCTGACCATTGGCAGCACGTATGCCCTGATCGCCATCGGCTATACGATGGTTTACGGCATCATTGGAATGATCAACTTCGCCCACGGCGAGGTGTACATGATCGGTTCCTACGTGGCGTTCATCGCCATCGCCGGGCTGGCCATGCTGGGACTCGACAGTGTTCCGCTGTTGATGACCGCCGCTTTCCTGGCGACCATTGTCGTCACCAGTGCCTACGGCTACAGCATCGAACGGATCGCCTACCGCCCCTTGCGCGGCAGCAACCGTCTGATCCCGCTGATTTCCGCCATCGGCATGTCGATCTTCCTGCAGAACACGGTTCTGCTGGCGCAAGACTCCAAGGACAAATCCATCCCCAACCTGATTCCGGGCAACTTTGCCTTCGGTCCAGGTGGCGCACATGAAGTGCTGATTTCCTACATGCAAATCGTGGTGTTCGTGGTGACCCTGGTCGCCATGCTCGGCCTGACGCTGTTCATCTCCCGCTCTCGCCTGGGTCGCGCCTGCCGCGCCTGCGCCGAAGACATCAAGATGGCCAACCTGCTGGGTATCAACACCAACAACATCATCGCCCTGACCTTCGTCATCGGTGCCGCGCTGGCGGCCATCGCGGCCGTGCTGCTGAGCATGCAATACGGCGTGATCAACCCGAACGCCGGTTTCCTGGTTGGCCTCAAGGCCTTCACCGCAGCAGTACTGGGCGGTATCGGCAGCATTCCGGGCGCCATGCTCGGCGGTCTGGTACTGGGTGTGGCAGAAGCCTTCGGTGCCGATATCTTCGGCGACCAGTACAAGGACGTCGTGGCCTTCGGTCTCCTGGTTTTGGTGTTGTTGTTCCGGCCAACCGGCCTGCTGGGCCGTCCGGAGGTTGAGAAAGTATGA
- a CDS encoding branched-chain amino acid ABC transporter substrate-binding protein: protein MTKATKQISKLFAAMVLAGVASHSFAADTIKIGIAGPKTGPVAQYGDMQFSGAKMAIEQINAKGGVDGKKLEAVEYDDACDPKQAVAVANKVVNDGVKFVVGHLCSSSTQPASDIYEDEGVIMITPAATSPDITARGYKMVFRTIGLDSAQGPAAGNYIADFVKPKIVAVLHDKQQYGEGIATAVKTTLEKKGTKVAVFEGINAGDKDFSSIIAKLKQANVDFVYYGGYHPELGLILRQSAEKGLKAKFMGPEGVGNDSISQIAKDASEGLLVTLPKSFDQDPANIALADAFKAKKEDPSGPFVFPAYSAVEVIADGIKAAKSEDTAKVAAAIHAGTFKTPTGDLSFDEKGDLKDFKFVVYEWHFGKPKTEAKPQ, encoded by the coding sequence ATGACTAAGGCTACTAAGCAGATTTCCAAACTGTTTGCCGCTATGGTTCTGGCCGGGGTTGCCAGCCATTCGTTCGCAGCTGACACCATCAAGATCGGCATCGCCGGCCCTAAAACCGGTCCTGTAGCCCAATACGGCGACATGCAGTTCAGTGGCGCCAAAATGGCCATCGAACAGATCAACGCCAAAGGCGGCGTAGACGGCAAGAAACTCGAAGCCGTTGAATACGATGACGCCTGTGATCCAAAACAAGCGGTAGCGGTAGCGAACAAGGTCGTCAACGACGGCGTCAAGTTCGTGGTCGGCCACCTGTGCTCCAGCTCCACTCAACCGGCTTCGGACATCTACGAAGACGAAGGCGTGATCATGATCACCCCGGCTGCCACCAGCCCGGACATCACCGCCCGTGGTTACAAAATGGTGTTCCGCACCATCGGTCTGGACAGCGCCCAGGGCCCTGCCGCCGGTAACTACATCGCCGACTTCGTAAAACCGAAGATCGTTGCTGTTCTGCACGACAAACAGCAATACGGTGAAGGCATCGCTACCGCCGTTAAAACCACTCTTGAGAAGAAAGGCACCAAGGTTGCCGTGTTCGAAGGCATCAACGCCGGCGACAAAGATTTCTCCTCGATCATCGCCAAGCTCAAGCAAGCCAACGTCGACTTCGTCTACTACGGCGGCTACCACCCGGAGCTGGGCCTGATCCTGCGTCAATCCGCGGAAAAAGGCCTGAAAGCCAAGTTCATGGGTCCGGAAGGCGTGGGTAACGACTCCATTTCGCAGATCGCCAAGGACGCTTCCGAAGGCCTGCTGGTGACCCTGCCGAAATCCTTCGACCAGGATCCTGCCAACATTGCCCTGGCTGACGCGTTCAAGGCCAAGAAAGAAGACCCGAGCGGTCCGTTCGTGTTCCCGGCCTACTCGGCTGTGGAAGTGATCGCCGACGGCATCAAGGCTGCCAAGTCTGAAGACACCGCCAAAGTGGCTGCTGCCATCCATGCCGGCACCTTCAAGACCCCTACCGGCGACCTGAGCTTCGACGAGAAAGGCGACCTGAAGGACTTCAAATTTGTGGTTTACGAGTGGCACTTCGGCAAACCAAAAACTGAAGCCAAGCCTCAGTAA
- a CDS encoding DUF2288 domain-containing protein, with product MTEEPSTLYAKLLGETASITWKELEPFFAKGALLWVDPTLDLIAAAEAVATDEGEKVAAWLAEDKVAKLSETRALDLFERDPALWAVVVSPWIMIQERAEA from the coding sequence ATGACTGAAGAACCTAGCACCCTCTATGCCAAGCTGCTTGGTGAAACCGCATCTATTACCTGGAAGGAGTTGGAGCCGTTCTTCGCCAAGGGTGCCCTATTGTGGGTCGACCCAACCCTGGATTTGATCGCCGCGGCTGAGGCTGTAGCGACTGATGAAGGCGAGAAAGTGGCTGCCTGGCTGGCCGAAGACAAGGTCGCGAAGCTGTCTGAAACGCGGGCGCTGGATCTTTTCGAACGTGATCCGGCGTTGTGGGCAGTGGTTGTTTCGCCGTGGATTATGATCCAGGAAAGAGCGGAGGCCTGA
- a CDS encoding NAD(P)-dependent oxidoreductase, translated as MMSTLPSLGFAGIGLMGLPMCRRLLAAGYPLTVWNRNPAKCAPLVEAGARQVATAAELCRHADVVMLCLADTSVVHDVVFGANGVAEGAKSGQVLVDFSSLEPTATREMAAMLVGKTGMSWLDAPVSGGVVGAEAGSLAIMVGGDASDLERVKPVLLSLGQRVTHMGAVGAGQVTKACNQMIVACNALVIAEVVALAERSGVDASLIAEALAGGFADSKPLQILAPQMAESRFEPVKWHVRTLLKDLDTAVKFSREQGSATPISGLAAQLMRLHGGQGNLEKDPSTLVQMYREPDSTS; from the coding sequence ATGATGTCAACACTACCTTCGTTGGGGTTTGCCGGGATCGGATTGATGGGACTGCCAATGTGCCGGCGTTTGCTGGCCGCGGGTTACCCGCTGACGGTATGGAACCGCAATCCCGCCAAATGTGCGCCGCTGGTCGAGGCCGGTGCGCGTCAGGTCGCCACTGCGGCCGAGTTGTGCCGGCACGCCGACGTGGTGATGTTGTGCCTGGCCGACACTTCGGTGGTGCACGACGTGGTGTTTGGCGCGAACGGCGTTGCAGAGGGAGCGAAAAGCGGCCAGGTGCTGGTGGATTTCTCCAGCCTGGAACCCACCGCGACTCGGGAAATGGCGGCAATGCTTGTGGGCAAAACCGGCATGAGCTGGCTGGATGCGCCGGTGTCTGGCGGCGTGGTCGGCGCCGAGGCCGGCAGCCTGGCGATCATGGTCGGTGGCGACGCGTCTGATCTTGAACGCGTCAAACCGGTACTGCTGAGTCTGGGTCAGCGCGTGACACACATGGGGGCGGTCGGAGCCGGGCAGGTGACCAAGGCCTGTAATCAGATGATCGTCGCTTGCAACGCCCTGGTGATTGCCGAAGTAGTGGCGCTGGCGGAGCGCTCCGGGGTCGATGCGAGCCTGATCGCCGAGGCGCTGGCCGGAGGTTTTGCCGATTCAAAACCCTTGCAGATCCTCGCCCCGCAAATGGCCGAAAGCCGTTTCGAACCGGTGAAATGGCACGTGCGCACCTTGCTCAAGGATCTGGACACAGCAGTGAAGTTTTCCCGCGAACAGGGCTCGGCGACGCCGATCAGTGGCCTGGCGGCACAGCTGATGCGGTTGCATGGTGGGCAGGGAAATCTGGAAAAAGACCCGTCTACATTAGTGCAGATGTACCGTGAACCAGACTCAACGTCGTGA
- a CDS encoding bifunctional diguanylate cyclase/phosphodiesterase yields MEWLGLHFLTELPESGQVVLNCIHDPFLVLLAFLVACAGSFATLDMAERVAHAEKPASRRLWRWVGAGCLAGGIWAMHFIGMLAFQAPINVHYQLPITLISLLIALLASWLAMHTLSRPVLSFWQCLKASVLIGLGIATMHYVGMSALRSQATAYYQPTLFALSIVIAIGASLAALLLATYLRNGTGMFHQLLKYSASLVLGAGIISMHFTGMAAFNLVLPTGSLLTQPGENNHLQLGLTVAVMTLLIIGSSISAALADKKLQHKEHDLQRVNSLLSQLDQARMSLQQVAHYDPLTNLINRRGFNQLFAEKLSEKTHDGGMLAVLFLDIDHFKRINDSLGHDAGDELLKVLASHIKGSVRSHDDVVARFGGDEFCMLIDLHDREEARHMAQRIMQKMKEPIELAGRRMVMTTSIGISLFPEDGKTCDELLKNADLALYQSKGSGRNGLNFFSANLKARATLELQLEEELRHALREDAGLMLYYQPIYDLKTGQVSKLEALIRWQHPVHGFLAPDRFISIAEANGLIIELDNWVLRKACEDLGELSRQGCEELKIAVNCSPLSLAREELAGQIEQALRSAGVAPQRLELEVTENALMGNIADTLELLRQIRALGVSLSIDDFGTGYSSLAYLKRLPLNTLKIDRSFIQDIPKSTQDMEIVQAIIAMAHTLHLDVVTEGVETFEQYQFLESHGCDFVQGYLLSRPVPLTELHPVLNEINQRQRSYTVTTLSLVHGTSALM; encoded by the coding sequence ATGGAGTGGCTTGGTCTGCATTTCCTCACCGAGCTGCCAGAGAGTGGGCAGGTCGTGCTCAACTGCATACATGACCCTTTTCTGGTGCTGCTGGCTTTTCTGGTCGCCTGTGCTGGCAGCTTCGCCACACTGGACATGGCCGAGCGCGTCGCGCATGCGGAAAAACCTGCCTCCCGCCGGCTTTGGCGCTGGGTCGGTGCCGGGTGTCTGGCCGGCGGAATCTGGGCCATGCACTTCATCGGCATGCTGGCATTCCAGGCTCCCATCAACGTGCACTACCAACTGCCCATCACGCTGATTTCCCTGTTGATCGCCCTGCTCGCATCGTGGCTGGCAATGCATACGCTCAGCCGCCCTGTCCTGAGTTTCTGGCAATGCCTCAAGGCTTCGGTCTTGATCGGCCTGGGCATTGCCACCATGCATTACGTCGGCATGTCCGCCTTGCGTTCGCAGGCGACGGCCTACTACCAACCGACCTTGTTCGCCCTGTCTATCGTGATTGCGATCGGCGCAAGCCTGGCCGCATTGCTGCTGGCGACTTACCTGCGCAACGGCACCGGCATGTTCCATCAGTTGCTCAAGTACAGCGCCAGCCTGGTGCTCGGGGCCGGCATCATCAGCATGCATTTCACCGGCATGGCCGCCTTCAATCTGGTGCTGCCCACCGGCAGCCTCCTGACCCAGCCCGGGGAAAACAATCACCTGCAACTGGGCCTTACAGTGGCGGTCATGACGCTGCTGATCATCGGCAGCAGCATCAGCGCGGCGCTGGCGGACAAGAAGCTACAACACAAGGAGCATGACCTGCAGCGGGTCAATTCACTGCTCAGCCAACTGGATCAGGCGCGCATGTCCCTGCAACAGGTGGCGCACTACGACCCCCTGACCAACTTGATCAACCGCCGTGGGTTCAACCAGCTCTTCGCCGAGAAGCTCAGTGAGAAAACCCACGATGGCGGCATGCTCGCCGTGCTGTTCCTCGACATCGACCATTTCAAACGCATCAACGACAGCCTCGGTCATGATGCCGGCGACGAATTGCTCAAGGTGCTCGCCAGCCATATCAAAGGCTCGGTGCGCAGCCACGATGATGTGGTGGCGCGCTTCGGCGGCGATGAGTTCTGCATGCTCATCGACCTGCACGATCGCGAAGAAGCGCGACACATGGCCCAGCGCATCATGCAAAAAATGAAAGAGCCGATCGAGCTGGCCGGACGGCGCATGGTCATGACCACCAGTATCGGTATCAGTCTGTTTCCCGAAGACGGCAAGACCTGTGATGAGCTGCTGAAAAATGCCGACCTGGCGCTATATCAGTCCAAGGGCAGCGGTCGCAACGGCCTGAATTTCTTCAGCGCCAACCTCAAGGCCCGTGCCACGCTGGAACTGCAACTGGAAGAAGAACTGCGCCACGCCCTGCGCGAAGACGCCGGCCTGATGCTCTATTACCAACCGATCTACGACCTGAAAACCGGGCAGGTCAGCAAACTTGAGGCGTTGATTCGCTGGCAACACCCGGTTCACGGCTTCCTCGCCCCGGACCGTTTCATCTCTATCGCCGAAGCCAACGGCCTGATCATCGAACTGGACAACTGGGTATTGCGCAAGGCTTGTGAGGATCTGGGCGAGTTATCGCGTCAGGGTTGCGAAGAGTTGAAAATCGCCGTGAACTGCTCGCCCCTGAGCCTGGCCCGCGAAGAACTGGCGGGGCAAATCGAGCAGGCATTGCGCAGCGCCGGGGTAGCGCCGCAGCGATTGGAACTGGAGGTCACCGAAAATGCGCTGATGGGCAACATCGCCGACACGCTGGAGCTGCTGCGACAGATTCGCGCCTTGGGCGTGTCGCTGTCGATCGATGATTTCGGCACCGGTTACTCGTCCTTGGCCTACCTCAAGCGCTTACCGCTCAACACATTGAAAATCGACCGTTCGTTCATTCAGGACATCCCCAAGTCGACCCAGGACATGGAAATCGTCCAGGCAATTATCGCCATGGCCCACACCCTGCACCTGGATGTGGTCACCGAGGGCGTTGAAACCTTCGAGCAATACCAGTTTCTCGAAAGCCACGGCTGTGACTTCGTCCAGGGCTACCTGCTCAGTCGCCCGGTGCCGCTAACCGAACTGCATCCGGTACTGAACGAAATCAACCAGCGCCAGCGCTCTTACACCGTCACGACGTTGAGTCTGGTTCACGGTACATCTGCACTAATGTAG
- a CDS encoding MFS transporter, with product MQNSTQAANAWRILFLLFLANLFNFFDRTIPAIIIEPIRMEWHLSDFQLGIIGTAFTIVYAIAGLPLGRMADTGSRAKLMGWGLAAWSGLTAVNGMVGSFWSFLIVRMGIGIGEASYAPAANSLIGDLFPAHRRARAMGIFMLGLPLGLLLAFFTIGAMVKAFDSWRAPFFIAAVPGLILAVFMFFIKEPKRGAAESVQVSQERVDRPIRRVLAVPTFLWLVMAGLCFNFATYACNSFLVPMLQRYFLMPLQEAAVATGVIVGVTGLVGLTLGGWIADKIHQRVANGRLLFAAFSLIISTVCTAWALHSGRIEIGVFVAVFSLGWLFAYNFYTCVYTAIQDVVEPRLRATAMALFFAGLYLLGGGLGPVVVGALSDHFAHTAMLAAGAEQMTEAFKAVGLHDAMYLIPVALFFTMVFLVLASRCFVRDAQRMKDGLVGVVEPEGSVATA from the coding sequence ATGCAGAACTCGACCCAAGCGGCGAATGCCTGGCGCATTCTGTTCCTGCTGTTCCTGGCCAACCTGTTCAACTTTTTTGACCGCACCATCCCGGCCATCATCATCGAGCCGATCCGCATGGAATGGCACCTCAGCGATTTTCAGCTGGGGATCATCGGCACTGCATTCACCATCGTCTACGCGATAGCCGGCCTGCCCCTGGGGCGAATGGCCGACACTGGCTCGCGCGCAAAATTGATGGGCTGGGGCCTGGCGGCCTGGAGCGGGCTGACGGCGGTGAACGGCATGGTCGGCAGCTTCTGGAGCTTCCTGATCGTGCGCATGGGCATCGGCATCGGTGAAGCCAGCTACGCGCCGGCCGCCAACTCGCTGATCGGCGACCTGTTTCCGGCCCATCGCCGGGCGCGGGCCATGGGCATCTTCATGCTCGGGCTGCCGCTGGGGCTGTTGCTGGCCTTCTTCACCATCGGTGCGATGGTCAAGGCGTTCGACAGCTGGCGCGCACCGTTCTTCATTGCTGCGGTGCCGGGGCTGATCCTCGCGGTCTTCATGTTTTTCATCAAGGAACCGAAACGCGGCGCTGCTGAAAGCGTGCAAGTCTCGCAAGAGCGCGTGGACCGGCCAATTCGCCGTGTCCTGGCAGTGCCGACCTTCTTGTGGCTGGTAATGGCCGGGTTGTGCTTCAACTTCGCCACCTATGCCTGTAACTCTTTCCTGGTGCCGATGCTGCAACGTTATTTCCTGATGCCGTTGCAGGAAGCGGCGGTAGCGACCGGGGTTATCGTCGGCGTGACCGGGTTGGTCGGCCTGACCCTGGGCGGCTGGATCGCGGACAAGATTCATCAGCGAGTCGCCAACGGCCGGCTGCTGTTTGCGGCGTTCAGCCTGATCATCTCCACCGTGTGCACGGCGTGGGCGCTGCACTCCGGTCGCATCGAGATCGGCGTGTTTGTCGCGGTGTTCAGCCTGGGCTGGTTGTTCGCCTACAACTTCTATACCTGCGTGTACACGGCGATTCAGGACGTAGTCGAGCCGCGCCTGCGGGCTACGGCCATGGCGTTGTTCTTCGCCGGGCTGTACTTGTTGGGTGGTGGGCTGGGGCCGGTGGTTGTCGGTGCGTTGTCCGACCATTTCGCCCATACGGCGATGCTCGCGGCGGGTGCCGAACAGATGACTGAAGCGTTCAAGGCGGTCGGCCTGCATGACGCGATGTACCTGATCCCGGTGGCGCTGTTTTTCACCATGGTGTTTCTGGTACTGGCTTCGCGGTGTTTCGTGCGCGATGCCCAGCGGATGAAGGATGGGTTGGTTGGCGTGGTTGAGCCTGAGGGTTCTGTGGCGACAGCTTGA